One segment of Panulirus ornatus isolate Po-2019 chromosome 2, ASM3632096v1, whole genome shotgun sequence DNA contains the following:
- the LOC139758610 gene encoding uncharacterized protein, which translates to MDTVWLVLVVATCVLWWSAGPVRAQGYKPRRASPSPALSTGHAREDSHHDDHGEQEDTNYSYRYDVEDSHSGNNFGHFEKNEGASTGGQYFVHLPDGRNQRVNYEVVGDSGFIVEVQYEGESSNVHITRGFGSVEARNSELSLGASGDTFTSSGARRSSASARRGSGFASKEKSDFTSHASTGGPASAGSSGFGSKVFTSGSGIRSQKVSTGSSGSDTAVSAVSTTSVGGTNFGSKVKSAGFSSKRVTTGFASGSRASSSSSADAGFSSTGFTSGSSRSSSAGAGFGSTRLSTGFALGSSASSPSSSAGAGFSSTGFTSGISGSSSAGAGFGSKRLSTGFASGSSASSSGAGFGSTGVSTGFTSGSSASSSGAGFGSKGVSTGFASGSSASSSGAGFGSKGVSTGFASGSSASSSGAGFGSTGVSTGFASGSSASSSGAGFGSTGVSTGFASGSSASSSGAGFGSTGVSTGFASGSSASSSGAGFGSKGVSTGFASGSSASSSAGFGSKGVSTGFASGSSASSSGAGFGSRGVSTGFASGSSASSSSAGFSSKGVSTEFASGSSASSSGAGFGSAGVSTGFASGSSASSSGAGFGSAGVSTGFASGSSGSSSGAGFDSTGVSTGFTSGSSASSSGAGFGSAGVSTGFASGSSASSSSAGFNSAGASTGFTSGSSASSSGAGFGSTGVSTGFASGSSASSSGAGFGSKGVSTGFASGSSASSSGAGFGSTGESAGFGSTGVSTGFTSGSSGFTSASSAGFTSGVGVGFDSSSGIDSTSFEGADFGSKGVTTGSTTGTSFTSTGVTHGITSGSSGLASAGGAGFTATGASDFDSETDSSTGFISGDELVSDGDAHSASFDGFEHGDTGGFQVDAFARIGEEHEGEEEDDSEEEEDDGSEEEEKGRREEEDGDDGEEGDGEGHEGGEFTGAGQGGAPELRPQDVSGIGFAGGLTSNQIGFGDSVSRGKFAADRFGGGTSGFATHQTKVIDSGFSKSQTLGGSRVASSQVGRDHFTISHTRGRNDHTVKHGVSRDDHIIHAEGRDEHIVSQTEGRDEHESHTVGNVEHIINRAEVRDEHTVSHAEGRDEHSESHASRDEHTISHAESRDEHTISHAEGRDEHSESHAEGRDEHTESHAEGRDEHTESHAEGRDEHTESHAIQAVGGNFALGHIGAGASGFTSKHSTGNSAARQHTDFAASHSGAGVIGFASQQTGGRFGHTGDNLAVGHTRVKTSGLTSQQTGSFAASHATGVSGFATQQTGSRFAGHTEVSDGDDGFASKQGGDIHSDEHGTIGSSFSSTLTGGAGVTVSHTGSGSSFHAKPIDNISPVRSSPGIGSGGLATGGASANVISSAPVASTLISSAPVHKVGHKTQTGVSGIQLHRFPLGQRGRSGFQGAHVGLNGFSGKQAARTGFSVAQASGSSFHTNEANGGLIIEKLKGSRLHESQASNGAFLVGVGEGQVAHRGTLTGFGGVDSETRIVRLNPTSATVSPRPKQRLGHKHFNDHGEAANRGRVTTARVIPQPLKNTIFSHAPSINFASTGSQTGLSRGIVRGGTVFSGGKVAAGIGQQPTTFSSHSQGGLISQGRHVGISSGNIRGSGFTGHQSIGTNLHHKTFNLKRIGRNSPAPGSQDKSIVSAKVSSVSGSTENVLKQLVSHQLQVSPADKNSAASLFSRNI; encoded by the exons ATGGACACG gtgtggttggtgctggtggtggcgacctgtgtgttgtggtggtccgcTGGGCCGGTCAGGGCGCAGGGTTATAAACCTCGGAGGGCCAGCCCAAGCCCCGCGCTCTCTACG GGTCATGCTAGAGAAGACAGTCACCATGATGACCATGGGGAACAAGAGGACACCAATTACTCCTACAG ATATGACGTGGAAGACTCCCATTCGGGCAACAACTTTGGCCACTTCGAGAAGAATGAAGGGGCTTCGACTGGAGGCCAGTACTTCGTCCACCTCCCCGACGGACGCAACCAGAGAGTCAACTACGAAGTGGTGGGGGACTCTGGTTTCATTGTCGAGGTGCAGTACGAAGGAGAGTCAAGTAACGTTCACATCACCCGCGGTTTTGGGTCTGTTGAGGCTAGGAATTCTGAACTCTCCTTGGGAGCGAGTGGTGATACTTTCACCTCTTCAGGAGCGAGGAGAAGCTCTGCTTCTGCGAGAAGAGGAAGTGGGTTTGCTTCCAAGGAAAAATCTGATTTCACCTCACATGCCAGCACTGGTGGACCAGCCTCAGCAGGTAGTTCTGGCTTTGGGTCTAAAGTATTCACTTCAGGCAGTGGAATCAGATCTCAGAAAGTATCCACAGGATCCAGTGGATCAGACACAGCTGTTAGTGCTGTATCCACCACCTCAGTAGGTGGTACTAACTTTGGTTCCAAGGTAAAAAGTGCTGGATTCAGTTCAAAACGGGTGACCACTGGATTCGCTTCAGGAAGCAGggcatcatcctcctcctcagcagaTGCTGGCTTCAGTTCTACAGGATTCACTTCAGGAAGCAGCAGATCATCCTCAGCAGGTGCTGGCTTTGGTTCTACAAGATTAAGTACTGGATTCGCTTTAGGAAGCAGTgcgtcctccccctcctcctcagcaggTGCTGGCTTCAGTTCTACAGGATTCACCTCAGGAATCAGTGGATCATCCTCAGCAGGTGCTGGCTTTGGTTCTAAAAGGTTAAGTACTGGATTCGCTTCAGGAAGCAGTGCATCATCCTCAGGTGCTGGCTTCGGTTCTACAGGAGTAAGTACTGGATTCACTTCAGGAAGCAGTGCATCATCCTCAGGTGCTGGCTTTGGTTCCAAAGGAGTAAGTACTGGATTCGCTTCAGGAAGCAGTGCATCATCCTCAGGTGCTGGCTTTGGTTCCAAAGGAGTAAGTACTGGATTCGCTTCAGGAAGCAGTGCATCATCCTCAGGTGCTGGCTTTGGTTCCACAGGAGTAAGTACTGGATTCGCTTCAGGAAGCAGTGCATCATCCTCAGGTGCTGGCTTCGGTTCCACAGGAGTAAGTACTGGATTCGCTTCAGGAAGCAGTGCATCATCCTCAGGTGCTGGCTTCGGTTCTACAGGAGTAAGTACTGGATTCGCTTCAGGAAGCAGTGCATCATCCTCAGGTGCTGGCTTCGGTTCCAAAGGAGTAAGTACTGGATTCGCTTCAGGAAGCAGTGCATCATCAAGTGCTGGCTTTGGTTCCAAAGGAGTAAGTACTGGATTCGCTTCAGGAAGCAGTGCATCATCCTCAGGTGCTGGCTTTGGTTCCAGAGGAGTAAGTACTGGATTCGCTTCAGGAAGCAGTGCATCATCCTCAAGTGCTGGCTTCAGTTCCAAAGGAGTTAGTACTGAATTCGCTTCAGGAAGCAGTGCATCATCCTCAGGTGCTGGCTTCGGTTCCGCAGGAGTAAGTACTGGATTCGCTTCAGGAAGCAGTGCATCATCCTCAGGTGCTGGCTTTGGTTCCGCAGGAGTAAGTACTGGATTCGCTTCAGGAAGCAGTGGATCATCCTCAGGTGCTGGCTTCGATTCTACCGGAGTAAGTACTGGATTCACTTCAGGAAGCAGTGCATCATCCTCAGGTGCTGGCTTCGGTTCCGCAGGAGTAAGTACTGGATTCGCTTCTGGAAGCAGTGCATCATCCTCAAGTGCTGGCTTCAATTCCGCAGGAGCAAGTACTGGATTCACTTCAGGAAGCAGTGCATCATCCTCAGGTGCTGGCTTTGGTTCTACAGGAGTAAGTACTGGATTCGCTTCAGGAAGCAGTGCATCATCCTCAGGTGCTGGCTTTGGTTCCAAAGGAGTAAGTACTGGATTCGCTTCAGGAAGCAGTGCATCATCCTCAGGTGCTGGCTTCGGTTCTACAGGGGAAAGTGCTGGCTTCGGTTCCACAGGAGTAAGTACTGGATTCACTTCAGGAAGCAGTGGATTTACCTCAGCAAGCAGCGCTGGTTTCACTTCAGGGGTAGGTGTTGGCTTTGATTCTTCCAGTGGCATTGATTCAACTTCATTTGAAGGTGCTGACTTCGGTTCAAAAGGTGTAACCACTGGATCCACTACAGGTACTAGTTTTACCTCAACAGGAGTAACACATGGGATCACTTCAGGCAGCAGTGGATTAGCCTCAGCAGGAGGTGCTGGGTTCACTGCAACAGGTGCTTCTGACTTCGACTCAGAAACCGACTCAAGTACTGGGTTCATATCTGGAGACGAATTGGTCTCAGATGGTGATGCTCATTCCGCTTCTTTTGATGGGTTCGAACATGGTGACACAGGTGGTTTCCAGGTTGACGCCTTTGCTAGAATTGGAGAAGAACATGAAGGTGAAGAGGAAGatgacagtgaggaggaggaggatgatgggagtgaggaagaggaaaaaggaagaagagaagaggaggatgggGATGATGGGGAAGAAGGAGATGGTGAAGGGCACGAGGGTGGTGAATTTACCGGGGCCGGGCAGGGTGGTGCTCCTGAATTACGGCCACAAGATGTGAGCGGTATTGGCTTTGCTGGTGGACTAACCTCAAACCAGATTGGTTTCGGTGATTCTGTTAGTAGAGGTAAGTTTGCTGCTGATCGCTTTGGCGGTGGAACAAGTGGATTTGCAACACACCAAACAAAAGTAATAGATTCGGGCTTTTCTAAAAGCCAGACTTTAGGTGGAAGTAGAGTTGCTTCAAGTCAAGTGGGTAGGGATCATTTTACCATAAGCCATACACGAGGTAGAAATGATCATACTGTAAAACATGGTGTAAGTAGAGATGATCACATAATCCATGCTGAAGGTAGAGATGAGCATATCGTAAGCCAAACAGAAGGAAGAGACGAGCATGAAAGTCATACAGTCGGCAATGTTGAACATATTATAAACCGTGCAGAAGTAAGAGATGAGCATACCGTAAGCCATGCAGAAGGTAGAGATGAGCATAGTGAAAGTCATGCAAGTAGAGATGAGCATACCATAAGCCATGCAGAGAGTAGAGATGAGCATACCATAAGCCATGCAGAAGGAAGAGATGAGCATAGTGAAAGTCATGCAGAAGGAAGAGATGAGCATACTGAAAGTCATGCAGAAGGAAGAGATGAACATACTGAAAGTCATGCAGAAGGAAGAGATGAGCATACTGAAAGTCATGCCATACAAGCTGTTGGAGGCAACTTTGCTCTTGGCCACATAGGTGCTGGGGCCAGTGGCTTtacatcaaaacattcaacaggCAATTCTGCCGCTAGACAACACACTGACTTTGCTGCTAGTCACAGTGGGGCAGGTGTCATTGGCTTTGCCTCACAGCAGACAGGAGGCAGATTTGGTCACACAGGAGACAATCTTGCTGTTGGTCACACTAGAGTTAAAACTAGTGGCTTAACTTCACAACAGACAGGCAGTTTTGCTGCCAGTCATGCAACAGGAGTTAGTGGCTTTGCCACACAGCAAACTGGAAGCAGATTTGCTGGCCACACTGAAGttagtgatggagatgatggcttTGCCAGCAAGCAAGGAGGGGACATTCATTCTGATGAACATGGGACAATTGGAAGTAGCTTCAGTTCCACTCTGACTGGTGGGGCTGGTGTAACAGTAAGTCACACAGGCAGTGGGAGCAGTTTCCATGCAAAACCAATAGACAACATAAGCCCAGTTCGTAGCTCTCCTGGAATAGGTTCTGGTGGCTTAGCAACAGGTGGAGCATCAGCCAATGTCATCAGTTCTGCCCCTGTTGCAAGTACCCTAATCTCATCTGCACCTGTACACAAAGTTGGACACAAAACGCAGACAGGAGTTAGTGGAATACAACTACATAGATTCCCACTTGGACAGAGAGGTAGAAGTGGATTCCAAGGAGCCCATGTTGGTTTAAATGGATTCAGTGGAAAGCAGGCAGCAAGAACTGGATTCTCAGTTGCACAAGCAAGTGGAAGTAGTTTTCATACTAATGAGGCTAATGGTGGCTTAATCATTGAAAAATTAAAAGGAAGTAGGCTCCACGAAAGTCAAGCATCAAATGGTGCATTCTTAGTTGGAGTGGGTGAAGGACAAGTTGCACACAGAGGAACTTTGACCGGATTTGGAGGCGTGGACTCCGAAACCAGAATTGTAAGGCTCAACCCTACAAGTGCTACAGTGTCCCCAAGACCCAAGCAGAGACTTGGACACAAACACTTTAATGATCATGGGGAAGCAGCCAACCGAGGAAGAGTCACCACTGCTAGGGTTATTCCACAACCACTAAAAAATACTATTTTCTCCCATGCACCCTCAATCAACTTTGCATCTACAGGAAGTCAGACAGGATTAAGCAGAGGTATAGTTAGAGGAGGTACAGTGTTCAGCGGTGGCAAAGTTGCAGCAGGCATTGGTCAACAACCAACAACATTTTCATCTCATTCACAAGGGGGTCTTATATCACAAGGAAGACATGTAGGTATCAGCAGTGGAAACATCAGAGGTAGTGGATTCACTGGCCATCAGTCAATAGGTACAAACTTGCATCACAAAACTTTTAACCTCAAGAGAATTGGTAGAAATTCACCTGCTCCAGGAAGTCAGGACAAGTCGATTGTTTCTGCTAAAGTTAGTTCCGTCAGTGGTTCCACAGAAAATGTACTGAAACAATTGGTTTCACACCAATTACAGGTTTCCCCTGCTGATAAAAATTCTGCAGCAAGTCTATTTTCAAGAAATATATAG